In Pseudomonas nunensis, a single window of DNA contains:
- a CDS encoding autotransporter serine protease → MDVQIKPISVGTLLLLVSAIPAAAQAQYLETGKPGDAASWRSAEFQRDWGLARMQADQAYAAGITGKGVIIGELDSGFDSAHPEFAKDRYHAVTASGSYVDGTPFSVNGALNTNNDSHGTHVAGTIGASRDGTGMHGVAYNAQLYVANTNKTDSFLFGPKPDPRYFKAAYDALADAGVRAINNSWGSQPPDVSYRTLDDLHAAYAQHFNKGTWLDAAADVSRRGVINVFSAGNSGYPNASVRSALPYFQPDLEGHWLAVSGLDQGNLQKYNQCGIAKYWCITTPGAKIDSTIPDGGYAIKSGTSMSAPHATGALALVMERYPYMNNQQALQVLLTTATQLDGSITDAPNAQVGWGVANLERALHGPGQLLGAFDANLGAGQSDVWSNGISDKALIQRQAEDAAEHSAWQQTLRDKGWENGVAAGASQQDQTDYAVGTARNTAAASRVYEGSLIKSGAGRLMLTGDSTYRGPTTVNGGLLAVNGSLTSAVTVNDSGILGGNGRIGALTAKSGGTVAPGNSIGTLQVAGDVVFERGSTYAVELSPTSSDQIVAGGQAVIDGATVSLSLENSPTLLSAQQVQSLLGHQYDILQAGGGIQGQFGAVLPNYLFIGGSLDYAANSVQLNVERNATSFASVGQTPNQRSVASAVEGLGAGNPVYESLLLSASATSAQQAFQQLSGEIYPALGSVLINDSRYLRDAVGERLNDAKGAQSNGWIKALGAWGKTDDRHDTAGYTTSIGGLLAGVDGAVDEQTRIGLVAGYSDSSVNMGSGTHSSAQVDSYHLGAYAGHELGAWRLSAGGAYSWHRADVKRDLQYGDVSAKQKAKVDAATTQVFGEAAYRVNLQPLALEPFANLAYVHLDTEGFTEKGDAAALKSHGDTRDAVLSTLGLRALKTVNLSGQQQLDLSGSLGWQHNLSSVDSEQHLAFASGGTAFAVESSPLMRDAALVGAHASLALSRDIRLNLDYTGQLASREKSHGVGLSLNWQF, encoded by the coding sequence ATGGACGTACAGATCAAGCCGATTTCGGTCGGCACGCTATTGCTCCTGGTTTCGGCCATCCCCGCAGCCGCCCAGGCCCAGTACCTTGAAACCGGCAAGCCCGGTGACGCCGCCAGTTGGCGTTCGGCCGAGTTCCAGCGCGATTGGGGCCTGGCGCGCATGCAGGCCGATCAAGCCTACGCCGCCGGCATCACTGGCAAAGGCGTGATCATCGGTGAACTGGATTCCGGCTTCGATTCCGCCCATCCCGAATTCGCCAAAGACCGCTATCACGCGGTCACCGCCAGCGGCAGCTACGTCGATGGCACACCGTTCAGCGTCAACGGTGCGCTCAACACCAACAACGACTCCCACGGCACCCACGTTGCCGGCACCATCGGCGCGTCTCGCGATGGCACCGGCATGCACGGCGTGGCGTACAACGCGCAACTCTATGTGGCCAACACCAACAAGACTGACAGCTTCCTGTTCGGCCCGAAACCCGATCCGCGTTATTTCAAAGCGGCGTACGACGCGCTGGCGGATGCCGGTGTGCGTGCGATCAACAACAGCTGGGGCAGTCAGCCGCCGGATGTCAGCTATCGAACCCTCGACGACCTGCACGCGGCCTACGCCCAGCACTTCAACAAAGGCACTTGGCTGGATGCCGCCGCCGACGTGTCCCGTCGCGGTGTGATCAACGTGTTCAGCGCCGGCAACAGCGGCTACCCCAACGCCAGCGTGCGTTCGGCGCTGCCGTACTTCCAGCCAGACCTGGAAGGCCATTGGCTGGCGGTGTCGGGACTCGATCAAGGCAACCTGCAGAAGTACAACCAGTGCGGAATCGCCAAATACTGGTGCATTACCACCCCCGGCGCGAAGATCGACAGCACCATTCCCGATGGCGGTTATGCGATCAAGTCCGGCACCTCGATGTCCGCGCCGCACGCCACGGGCGCTCTGGCGCTGGTGATGGAACGCTACCCGTACATGAACAACCAGCAAGCGCTGCAAGTGCTGCTGACCACCGCGACCCAGCTCGACGGTTCGATCACTGATGCGCCGAACGCGCAGGTCGGCTGGGGCGTCGCCAATCTGGAGCGGGCGTTGCACGGACCGGGGCAATTGCTCGGCGCGTTCGACGCCAATCTGGGGGCAGGGCAGAGCGATGTCTGGAGCAACGGCATCAGCGACAAAGCGTTGATCCAGCGCCAGGCCGAAGACGCCGCCGAACACAGCGCCTGGCAACAAACTCTCAGGGACAAAGGCTGGGAAAACGGCGTGGCAGCCGGTGCCAGTCAACAGGACCAGACCGACTACGCGGTGGGCACAGCGCGGAATACCGCAGCGGCATCTCGCGTCTATGAAGGCAGCCTGATCAAATCCGGCGCCGGTCGCTTGATGTTGACGGGCGACAGCACTTATCGCGGACCGACTACGGTCAACGGCGGTCTGTTGGCGGTGAACGGTTCGCTGACATCGGCGGTCACCGTCAATGACAGCGGGATCCTCGGCGGCAATGGCCGTATTGGCGCACTCACCGCGAAAAGCGGCGGTACCGTGGCGCCGGGCAATTCCATCGGCACCTTGCAAGTGGCCGGCGACGTGGTCTTCGAGCGCGGTTCGACCTACGCCGTGGAGTTGTCACCAACCAGCAGCGACCAGATCGTCGCTGGCGGCCAAGCCGTGATCGATGGCGCCACCGTGAGCCTGTCCCTGGAAAACAGCCCGACCTTGCTCAGCGCCCAACAAGTGCAAAGCCTGCTCGGTCATCAGTACGACATCCTGCAAGCGGGCGGCGGCATTCAGGGCCAGTTCGGCGCAGTGTTGCCCAACTACCTGTTTATCGGCGGCAGCCTCGATTACGCGGCGAACAGCGTTCAATTGAACGTGGAACGCAATGCCACCAGTTTCGCCAGCGTCGGCCAGACCCCGAACCAGCGCTCCGTGGCCAGCGCCGTGGAAGGCTTGGGCGCGGGCAATCCGGTGTACGAAAGTCTGCTGCTGTCGGCGTCTGCTACGTCTGCGCAACAGGCGTTCCAGCAATTGTCGGGGGAAATCTACCCAGCGCTGGGCTCGGTGTTGATCAACGACAGCCGTTACCTGCGTGATGCAGTCGGCGAGCGCCTGAACGACGCCAAAGGTGCGCAAAGCAACGGCTGGATCAAGGCCCTCGGCGCGTGGGGCAAGACCGATGATCGCCACGACACGGCGGGTTACACCACTTCGATTGGTGGCTTGCTCGCAGGTGTCGATGGCGCAGTGGATGAGCAAACCCGGATCGGTCTGGTCGCCGGTTACAGCGACAGCTCGGTGAACATGGGTTCGGGGACGCATTCCTCGGCGCAAGTCGACAGCTATCACCTGGGCGCGTATGCCGGTCACGAACTCGGCGCCTGGCGCCTGAGCGCGGGCGGTGCCTACAGCTGGCATCGCGCCGATGTGAAACGTGATCTGCAATACGGCGACGTCAGCGCCAAGCAAAAAGCCAAGGTCGATGCGGCCACCACCCAGGTGTTCGGTGAAGCAGCGTATCGCGTGAACCTGCAACCGCTGGCCCTGGAACCGTTCGCCAACCTGGCCTACGTGCACCTCGACACAGAAGGCTTCACCGAAAAGGGTGATGCCGCCGCACTCAAGAGCCATGGCGACACCCGCGATGCAGTGCTCAGCACGCTGGGCTTGCGGGCGCTGAAAACTGTAAACCTGTCCGGCCAGCAACAACTGGACCTGAGCGGCAGCCTCGGCTGGCAGCACAACCTGAGCAGCGTCGATTCCGAGCAACACCTGGCGTTTGCCAGCGGTGGCACGGCGTTCGCGGTGGAAAGTTCGCCGTTGATGCGCGATGCCGCACTGGTGGGCGCACATGCCAGCCTCGCTCTGAGCCGGGATATTCGCTTGAACCTCGATTACACCGGCCAACTGGCCAGCCGCGAGAAAAGCCATGGCGTGGGGCTGAGCCTCAACTGGCAGTTTTAA
- a CDS encoding TolC family outer membrane protein: protein MFGCMNKLSMLGAALALLTCNSAMALGPFEIYEQALRNDPVFLGAIKERDAGLENRIIGRAGLLPRIGYNYNKGRNSSKATALNERGQNQTDDRNYSSYGSTLSLQQPLLDYEAYASYRKGVAQSLFADETFRGKSQELLVRVLENYTKALFAQDQIDIALAKKKAFEQQFQQNEQMFRQGEGTRTDILEAESRYELATAEEIEARDEQDASLRELGALIGVPALNIGDLSPLDQNFQTFALTPANFDTWHEMAVANNPNLASQRQAVEVARYEVERNRAGHLPKVNAYATVRQNESESGNTYNQRYDTNTIGIEVSVPLYAGGGVSAMTRQASRTMEQAEYDLDGKTRETLIELRRQFSACLSGVNKLRAYQKALASAEALVVSTKQSILGGERVNLDALNAEQQLFTTRRDLAQARYDYLMAWTKLHYYAGTLNEQDLAKVDEAFGQGPKSR, encoded by the coding sequence ATGTTCGGTTGTATGAATAAGCTTTCCATGCTCGGGGCGGCCCTGGCGTTACTGACTTGCAACAGTGCGATGGCCCTGGGGCCGTTTGAAATCTACGAACAGGCGTTGCGCAATGATCCGGTGTTCCTCGGCGCCATCAAGGAGCGGGATGCCGGCCTGGAAAACCGCATTATCGGTCGCGCCGGGCTGTTGCCCAGGATCGGTTACAACTACAACAAGGGTCGCAACTCGTCCAAGGCCACCGCCCTCAATGAGCGCGGGCAGAACCAGACCGATGACCGCAACTACAGCAGTTACGGCTCGACCCTGAGCCTGCAACAACCGTTGCTCGACTACGAGGCTTACGCGTCGTACCGCAAAGGCGTGGCGCAGTCGCTGTTCGCCGACGAAACCTTCCGCGGCAAGAGCCAGGAATTGCTGGTGCGGGTGCTGGAGAACTACACCAAGGCGTTGTTCGCCCAGGATCAGATCGACATCGCGTTGGCGAAAAAGAAGGCGTTCGAGCAACAGTTCCAGCAGAACGAACAGATGTTCCGCCAGGGTGAGGGTACGCGCACCGATATTCTTGAAGCCGAGTCTCGTTACGAGTTGGCCACGGCCGAAGAAATCGAAGCCCGGGATGAGCAGGACGCGTCATTGCGCGAGTTAGGTGCGCTGATCGGTGTGCCGGCGCTCAACATCGGCGACCTGTCACCGCTGGACCAGAACTTCCAGACCTTCGCCCTGACCCCGGCCAACTTCGACACCTGGCATGAAATGGCCGTGGCCAATAACCCGAACCTGGCTTCGCAGCGCCAAGCCGTGGAAGTCGCGCGGTATGAAGTCGAACGCAACCGCGCCGGGCACCTGCCGAAAGTCAACGCGTACGCCACGGTGCGACAGAACGAGTCGGAAAGCGGCAACACCTATAACCAGCGTTACGACACCAACACCATTGGTATTGAAGTCAGCGTGCCGCTGTATGCCGGTGGTGGAGTGTCGGCCATGACCCGTCAGGCCAGCCGCACGATGGAACAGGCTGAGTACGACCTCGACGGTAAGACCCGCGAAACCCTGATCGAACTGCGTCGCCAGTTCAGCGCCTGTTTGTCGGGCGTGAACAAGCTGCGCGCCTATCAAAAGGCCCTGGCTTCCGCTGAAGCGCTGGTGGTCTCGACCAAGCAAAGCATCCTCGGTGGCGAGCGGGTCAACCTCGATGCGCTGAACGCCGAACAACAACTATTTACCACCCGCCGCGATTTGGCTCAGGCACGCTACGACTACCTGATGGCATGGACCAAGCTGCATTACTACGCCGGGACGTTGAATGAGCAGGATCTGGCGAAGGTCGACGAGGCGTTTGGCCAGGGCCCGAAATCCCGATAA
- a CDS encoding HlyD family type I secretion periplasmic adaptor subunit — MSSARMNTENEATMEHDYIAERPERDARFFARMGWILAIVGAGSFFTWASLAPLDQGIPVQGTVVVSGKRKAVQSIGNGVVSRILVREGQVVKQGQPLFQLDQTQAAADVDSLQAQYRMAWASVARWESERDNLKQVTFPAELSKDADPRLALVLEGQRQLFSSRREAYAREQGGLRANIEGASAQLAGMRRARTDLTAQANSLQQQLSNLQPLADNGYIPRNRLMEYQRQLSQVQQQLAENTGESGRVEQGILEAKLKLQQHIEEYQKEVRTQLADAQLKSVTLKEQLTSAGFDLQHREIIATADGIAVNLGVHTEGAVVRQGETLLEIVPQGTTLEVEGHLPVNLIDKVGTHLPVDILFTAFNQSRTPRVPGEVSLISADQMIDEKTGAPYYVLRSSVSDQAMEKLHGLVIKPGMPAEMFVRTGERSLLNYLFKPLLDRAGSALTEE; from the coding sequence ATGAGCAGCGCACGCATGAACACTGAAAACGAAGCAACGATGGAACACGATTACATCGCCGAACGCCCGGAGCGCGACGCCAGATTCTTCGCGCGCATGGGCTGGATCCTGGCGATAGTCGGCGCTGGCAGTTTCTTCACTTGGGCCAGTCTCGCGCCGCTTGATCAAGGGATTCCGGTGCAGGGCACCGTCGTCGTATCCGGCAAACGCAAAGCCGTGCAGTCGATTGGCAACGGCGTGGTCAGCCGGATTCTGGTGCGCGAAGGCCAGGTGGTTAAGCAAGGTCAGCCGCTGTTCCAGCTCGACCAGACCCAGGCCGCCGCCGACGTCGATTCGTTGCAGGCGCAATACCGCATGGCGTGGGCCAGCGTGGCGCGTTGGGAGAGTGAGCGCGATAACCTCAAGCAGGTGACGTTCCCCGCCGAGTTGAGCAAGGACGCCGATCCACGTTTGGCATTGGTCCTCGAAGGCCAGCGCCAGTTGTTCAGCAGCCGCCGCGAAGCCTATGCCCGCGAACAGGGCGGCCTGCGCGCCAATATCGAAGGCGCCAGCGCGCAACTGGCCGGCATGCGCCGAGCGCGTACCGACCTGACGGCTCAGGCCAACTCGCTGCAACAACAGCTGAGCAACCTGCAACCGCTGGCGGACAACGGCTATATCCCGCGCAACCGCTTGATGGAATACCAGCGACAACTCTCGCAAGTGCAGCAACAACTGGCCGAGAACACCGGCGAAAGCGGTCGGGTGGAACAGGGCATCCTCGAAGCAAAACTCAAGCTGCAACAGCACATCGAGGAATACCAGAAAGAAGTCCGCACCCAACTGGCCGACGCGCAGCTCAAGAGCGTGACGCTGAAGGAGCAACTGACCTCCGCCGGGTTCGACCTGCAACACCGCGAGATCATCGCCACCGCTGACGGCATCGCCGTAAACCTCGGCGTGCACACCGAAGGCGCCGTGGTCCGTCAGGGTGAAACCCTGCTGGAAATCGTCCCGCAAGGCACCACCCTGGAAGTGGAAGGGCATTTGCCGGTCAATCTGATCGACAAGGTCGGCACGCACTTGCCGGTAGACATTCTGTTCACCGCGTTCAACCAGAGCCGCACGCCACGGGTGCCGGGTGAAGTCAGTCTGATTTCCGCCGACCAGATGATCGACGAAAAAACCGGCGCGCCGTATTACGTATTGCGCAGCAGCGTCAGCGACCAGGCTATGGAAAAACTCCATGGGCTGGTGATCAAGCCCGGCATGCCGGCGGAAATGTTCGTGCGCACCGGTGAACGTTCACTCCTCAACTATTTGTTCAAACCGCTGCTCGACCGGGCAGGCTCCGCGTTGACCGAGGAATAA
- a CDS encoding type I secretion system permease/ATPase yields the protein MKMAKAPGTAPLFKALGDYKSILISVGCFTALINVLMLVPSIYMLQVYDRVLSSQNETTLAMLSLMVVGFFVFIGMLEVVRSFIVIRIGSQLERRFNLRVYQAAFERNLFKGEGNAGQSLGDLTHIRQFVTGPALFAFFDAPWFPVYLFVIFLFNVWLGVLATAGAVLLIGLACLNEAMTKKPLGEAAGFSQKSSQLATSHLHNAETIQAMGMLGVLRKRWFQVHSRFLGLQNQASDTGAVISSLSKTLRLCLQSLVLGLGALLVIKGDMTAGMMIAGSILMGRVLSPIDQLIAVWKQWSGAKLAYRRLDALLQAYPPSDDAMALPAPKGQITFEQVSAGPPGQRAATLHMVNFSLGAGEVLGVLGASGSGKSTLARVLVGVWPTLGGTVRLDGADIHRWNRDDLGPYIGYLPQDIELFSGSIAENIARFRDADPQKVVEAAQHAGVHELILRMPQGYDTVLGEDGSGLSGGQKQRVALARALYGNPSLVVLDEPNSNLDTVGEAALAGAIAHMKARGTSVILVTHRSSALAQADKLLVLNDGRLQAYGPSQDVLKALSGNQSANQEQKAAQAPGGLSMSRQYQPTTRNSGV from the coding sequence ATGAAGATGGCGAAGGCCCCAGGCACCGCACCCTTATTCAAGGCACTGGGCGACTATAAGAGCATCCTGATCAGCGTCGGTTGTTTTACTGCACTGATTAACGTGCTGATGCTGGTTCCCTCCATCTATATGCTCCAGGTGTATGACCGGGTGCTGTCTTCGCAAAACGAAACGACGCTGGCGATGCTGTCATTGATGGTGGTCGGGTTCTTTGTCTTTATCGGCATGCTCGAAGTCGTGCGCAGTTTTATCGTGATCCGCATCGGTAGCCAATTGGAGCGGCGCTTTAACCTGCGGGTCTACCAGGCCGCGTTCGAGCGCAACCTGTTCAAGGGCGAGGGCAACGCCGGGCAATCCCTCGGGGACCTGACCCACATTCGCCAGTTCGTCACCGGCCCGGCGCTGTTCGCCTTCTTCGATGCGCCGTGGTTCCCGGTGTACCTGTTTGTGATTTTCCTGTTCAACGTGTGGTTGGGCGTGTTGGCCACGGCCGGCGCGGTGCTACTGATCGGGCTGGCATGCCTCAACGAGGCGATGACCAAAAAGCCCCTGGGCGAAGCCGCCGGGTTTTCCCAGAAGTCCAGCCAACTGGCCACCAGTCACCTGCATAACGCCGAAACCATTCAGGCGATGGGCATGCTCGGTGTCTTGCGCAAGCGCTGGTTCCAGGTGCATTCACGTTTTCTGGGCTTGCAGAATCAGGCCAGTGACACCGGTGCGGTGATCAGTTCCCTGAGTAAAACCCTGCGCCTGTGCCTGCAATCGCTGGTGCTGGGGCTGGGCGCGTTGCTGGTGATCAAGGGTGACATGACCGCCGGCATGATGATTGCCGGTTCGATCTTGATGGGCCGCGTCCTGAGCCCCATCGATCAACTGATTGCCGTGTGGAAGCAATGGAGCGGCGCCAAACTCGCCTACCGCCGCCTCGACGCGCTGCTGCAAGCCTATCCGCCCAGCGACGACGCCATGGCGCTGCCGGCACCGAAAGGCCAGATCACCTTTGAGCAAGTCAGCGCCGGCCCGCCGGGTCAACGTGCGGCGACCTTGCACATGGTCAACTTCAGCCTCGGCGCAGGTGAAGTACTGGGCGTGCTCGGTGCTTCGGGCTCCGGCAAATCGACCCTGGCCCGAGTGCTGGTCGGCGTCTGGCCGACCCTCGGCGGCACGGTGCGGCTCGACGGTGCCGACATCCATCGCTGGAACCGCGACGACCTCGGCCCTTACATCGGCTATCTGCCCCAGGACATCGAATTGTTCAGCGGCAGCATCGCCGAAAACATCGCGCGTTTCCGCGATGCCGATCCGCAGAAAGTCGTGGAAGCGGCGCAACACGCTGGCGTCCACGAACTGATCCTGCGCATGCCGCAAGGCTACGACACCGTGCTCGGCGAAGACGGCAGCGGTTTGTCCGGCGGCCAGAAACAGCGCGTGGCCCTGGCCCGTGCGTTGTACGGCAACCCGAGCCTGGTGGTGCTGGACGAACCCAATTCCAACCTCGACACCGTCGGCGAAGCGGCATTGGCTGGCGCCATCGCGCACATGAAAGCCCGGGGCACCAGCGTGATTCTGGTGACCCATCGCTCCTCGGCACTGGCCCAGGCGGACAAGTTGTTGGTGCTCAACGACGGTCGTTTGCAGGCCTATGGCCCAAGTCAGGATGTGCTCAAGGCACTGTCCGGCAATCAATCGGCAAATCAGGAACAGAAAGCGGCGCAGGCACCGGGCGGGCTCAGCATGAGCCGGCAGTATCAGCCCACGACAAGGAACTCGGGTGTATGA
- a CDS encoding AprI/Inh family metalloprotease inhibitor has protein sequence MTHNAVTYKATAWLLATLMMFFGDVAMASSLKLADPSELAGLWQATLNAPQDTAESQALQDKPSNVCTIDFQPKQTLGDGADCLSAWLEESAIGWFTEPDGISITGKEGSRIVFFSRQREGLYKSTLKSGLIITLKRSAP, from the coding sequence ATGACCCATAACGCCGTTACCTACAAAGCAACCGCGTGGCTATTGGCGACGCTGATGATGTTTTTTGGAGATGTAGCCATGGCAAGCAGCCTGAAATTAGCGGACCCTTCGGAACTGGCAGGCCTTTGGCAAGCCACCCTCAATGCCCCGCAAGACACCGCTGAGTCCCAGGCATTGCAGGACAAGCCGTCGAACGTTTGCACCATAGATTTTCAACCAAAGCAGACCCTGGGTGACGGCGCCGACTGCCTCAGCGCCTGGCTGGAAGAGTCGGCGATTGGCTGGTTCACCGAGCCGGACGGCATTTCGATCACCGGTAAAGAAGGCTCAAGAATTGTGTTTTTCAGCCGACAACGCGAAGGGCTCTATAAAAGCACTTTGAAGTCAGGACTGATCATTACGCTCAAGCGCTCGGCGCCTTAA
- a CDS encoding serralysin family metalloprotease, with product MSKVKAKAIDSAELAFQPLHALAAPSSAFNQINSFSHQYDRGGNLTVNGKPSFSVDQAATQLLRDGAAWHDLNGSGKIELTYTFLTSQTSNFSGLGVTGFSQFSALQKAQAVLAMQSWADVAKVTFAEAAKGGDGHMSFGNYSGGQDGAAAFAFLPGTEPGYDGQSWYLTGSGYNVNKTPGVNNYGRQTLTHEIGHTLGLSHPGDYNAGEGNPTYNDASYGQDTRGYSLMSYWSESNTSQNFSKAGVEAYASGPLMDDIAAIQKLYGANTETRTGDTTYGFNSNAGRDFLSASSSADKLVFSVWDAGGKDTLDFSGFTQNQKINLNDASFSDVGGLVGNVSIAKGAIIENAIGGSGNDLLIGNSVANELKGGAGNDLIYGAGGADKLWGGSGSDTFVFAASSDSKPGAVDQILDFVSGLDKIDLTGITKGAGVHFVSSFTGAAGDAVLTSSGGNSQLAVDFSGHGVADFLVSTVGQAATTDIVA from the coding sequence ATGTCGAAAGTAAAAGCCAAGGCTATTGATTCCGCCGAACTGGCCTTCCAGCCACTGCATGCACTGGCCGCGCCGAGTTCTGCGTTCAACCAGATCAATAGCTTCAGCCATCAGTACGACCGGGGTGGCAACCTCACGGTCAATGGCAAACCCTCCTTCTCGGTGGATCAAGCCGCGACTCAACTGCTGCGCGATGGTGCTGCTTGGCACGATCTGAACGGCAGCGGCAAGATCGAACTGACCTACACCTTTCTGACGTCCCAGACCTCGAATTTCAGCGGCCTGGGCGTCACCGGTTTCAGTCAGTTCAGCGCCCTGCAAAAAGCCCAGGCCGTGCTCGCCATGCAATCCTGGGCCGATGTGGCCAAAGTCACCTTTGCCGAAGCGGCCAAGGGCGGCGACGGGCACATGAGTTTCGGTAACTACAGCGGTGGCCAGGACGGCGCAGCGGCATTTGCATTCCTGCCGGGCACCGAGCCGGGTTATGACGGTCAGTCCTGGTACCTGACCGGCAGCGGCTACAACGTCAACAAAACCCCGGGCGTGAACAACTACGGGCGTCAGACCCTTACCCATGAAATCGGTCACACCTTGGGCCTGTCTCACCCTGGCGACTACAACGCCGGCGAAGGCAACCCGACTTACAACGACGCGTCCTACGGCCAGGACACCCGTGGCTACAGCCTCATGAGCTACTGGAGTGAAAGCAACACCAGCCAGAACTTCAGCAAGGCCGGCGTCGAAGCCTATGCTTCCGGCCCGCTGATGGACGATATCGCGGCCATCCAGAAGCTCTACGGCGCCAACACTGAAACCCGTACCGGTGACACCACCTACGGCTTCAACTCCAACGCCGGTCGCGACTTCCTGAGCGCTTCGTCGTCCGCCGACAAACTCGTGTTTTCGGTCTGGGATGCGGGCGGCAAGGACACCCTGGATTTCTCCGGTTTTACCCAAAACCAGAAGATCAACCTCAATGACGCCTCGTTCTCCGACGTTGGCGGCCTGGTAGGTAACGTGTCCATCGCCAAGGGCGCAATCATCGAAAACGCCATCGGCGGTTCGGGCAACGATCTGTTGATCGGTAACAGCGTCGCCAACGAGCTGAAGGGCGGTGCCGGCAACGACCTGATCTACGGCGCAGGCGGTGCGGACAAACTGTGGGGTGGTTCGGGTTCGGACACTTTCGTGTTTGCCGCCAGCAGCGATTCCAAGCCAGGTGCGGTCGATCAGATCCTCGATTTTGTCAGCGGCCTGGACAAGATTGACCTGACCGGCATCACCAAAGGCGCAGGCGTGCACTTTGTGAGTTCGTTCACCGGTGCGGCAGGCGATGCGGTGTTGACCTCGTCGGGTGGCAACAGCCAACTGGCGGTGGACTTCTCCGGGCACGGCGTGGCTGATTTCCTCGTCAGCACCGTTGGCCAGGCAGCAACCACGGACATCGTGGCCTGA
- a CDS encoding REP-associated tyrosine transposase, translating to MPVFTNAGSLRIGRFSEPGGIYLITAVVHQRQPLFADWRLGRLVVRELRELEAEGWADFLTWVLMPDHMHYLLQLRDRTLADVVCRIKSRSSLAVNQTLGRRGRLWQKGYHDRAVRKEEDVKDLARYVVRNPVRAGLVERVHDYPLWDACWL from the coding sequence ATGCCTGTCTTTACGAATGCCGGTAGCCTGCGTATTGGACGTTTTTCCGAACCTGGAGGTATTTATCTGATAACGGCTGTCGTTCACCAACGACAGCCGCTTTTTGCTGATTGGCGGCTGGGGCGACTGGTCGTCAGAGAGCTGCGCGAGTTGGAAGCGGAGGGTTGGGCGGATTTTTTGACCTGGGTTTTGATGCCGGATCATATGCACTACCTGTTGCAGCTGAGGGATAGAACATTGGCCGACGTGGTGTGCCGCATCAAATCGCGTAGCAGTTTGGCCGTTAATCAGACGTTGGGACGGCGAGGGCGGTTGTGGCAGAAGGGCTATCACGATCGAGCAGTGCGCAAGGAGGAAGATGTAAAGGATCTTGCGCGATACGTGGTTCGCAACCCCGTACGCGCTGGACTCGTCGAGCGAGTTCATGACTATCCGCTTTGGGATGCGTGTTGGCTCTGA
- a CDS encoding polyamine ABC transporter substrate-binding protein, whose product MIRKTLTLAPLALVATLGHAAETVKIYNWSDYIAPDTTKNFQKETGIGFTYDVYDSNETLDGKLMTGKSGYDVVFPSNHFMARQIEGKALKKLDKSQLPNWKNLNPVLLKALQTNDPGNEHGFPYLWGSTGIGYNIAKVKAVLGDNAPVDSWDLIFKPENMQKLQKCGVAILDNGPELLPAALNYLGLPHHSKNPEDYKKAEALLLKVRPYVSYFHSSKYTSDLANGDICVAVGFSGDILQAENRAKEAKNGVDIGYSIPKEGAAIWFDMVAMPADAPDEKAGYAFMNYLLRPDVMASISNYVHYANGNAQADSLIDPTIKNDTKVYPSPEMMGKLFALEAMPLNIDRIRTRVWNKIRTGS is encoded by the coding sequence ATGATCCGAAAGACACTGACCCTGGCGCCCCTTGCACTCGTCGCGACCCTCGGCCACGCGGCCGAAACAGTCAAAATCTACAACTGGTCGGACTACATCGCCCCGGACACCACCAAGAACTTCCAGAAAGAAACCGGCATCGGCTTCACCTACGACGTCTACGACAGCAACGAAACCCTCGACGGCAAGTTGATGACCGGCAAATCCGGTTACGACGTGGTATTCCCGTCGAACCACTTCATGGCCCGGCAGATTGAAGGCAAGGCGTTGAAGAAACTCGACAAGAGCCAGTTGCCGAACTGGAAAAACCTCAACCCGGTGCTGCTCAAAGCCTTGCAGACCAACGATCCGGGCAACGAGCACGGCTTCCCGTACCTCTGGGGCAGCACTGGCATTGGCTACAACATCGCCAAAGTCAAAGCGGTATTGGGCGACAACGCGCCGGTGGATTCCTGGGACCTGATCTTCAAACCGGAAAACATGCAGAAACTGCAAAAGTGCGGGGTGGCCATCCTCGACAACGGCCCGGAGCTGCTGCCCGCAGCGCTGAATTATTTGGGCTTGCCGCACCACAGCAAAAATCCCGAAGACTATAAAAAAGCCGAAGCGCTGCTGCTGAAAGTCCGGCCGTATGTGAGCTATTTCCACTCGTCCAAATACACCAGCGACCTGGCCAACGGCGACATCTGCGTGGCGGTCGGTTTCTCCGGCGACATCCTGCAAGCGGAAAACCGCGCCAAGGAAGCCAAGAACGGCGTGGACATCGGCTACTCGATTCCCAAGGAAGGCGCCGCCATCTGGTTCGACATGGTCGCCATGCCCGCCGACGCCCCGGACGAAAAGGCCGGCTACGCCTTCATGAACTACCTGCTGCGCCCGGACGTCATGGCCAGCATCAGCAACTACGTGCACTACGCCAATGGCAACGCACAAGCCGACAGCCTTATCGATCCGACGATCAAGAACGACACCAAGGTCTATCCGAGCCCGGAAATGATGGGGAAATTGTTTGCGCTGGAGGCTATGCCGTTGAACATTGACCGGATTCGGACGCGGGTGTGGAACAAGATTCGGACGGGGAGTTGA